The sequence CGATCGCAACACCAGGAATCGAAGTAGCAACACCTTTGGGCTTCTTACAGATTGCCACAGAACCCACAGCACCAGAAAATAATGCTACTACCAAATCCAGAATATTTGGTTGAGTGCGGGCTAAAATCTCCGGAGTCATTTCTTTGAAAGGCAGTACGGAAACCAGCAGCACTGCAAACAAGATAGCCAGCAAACATGAAAGCGCCAGTTTGATAATTGCCCGCATAGCCAAAATTACATCACCAGCAGCTAAAGCCAAACCATTACCCAAAATACTGCCCATCAAAGGAGAAATTAACATCGCTCCAATAATCACCGCCGCACTATTAAGCACCAATCCCACAGTTGCAATACCAGCAGAAAAAAGCACCTCAATCCAATAACTAACATCTCTGAGGCTTACCGAATGGCATATATCCAGATAAACCTCTTCTTTACGAATTGCATCAATTTCTAAATTATCTGAAAGCCTATCTCGAAACTTACCAACCGTTTTATGTTCTTTATCTTGCTGACTCATGATATTTAATTTTTAATTGGGAATAGGTAATAGGTAATTGGTAATTGGTAATGGGGCATTGGGCATTGGGCATTGGTAATTGGTAGTTGGTAATGACTATTCACTGTTCACTGTTCACTATTCACTGCTCACTATTCACTGCTCACTGTTTATACTACGCACCAAATTATCGTAAATATATAGTGGTGCGATACTAAGTTGCACCGTTAGTAATAAAATTTCTAAGAAGAATAAAAAAGAGACACATTTGTTCTATGAGTGAAGATTTGACTAAACAATGGTTGACAGAAATTCAATCATTAAAACAGCAGATAGCACAACTTCAAACGGAGCAAGTTGCAACTCGGGAAAGTGCAGAAAAGTGGCGTAAACTTTACAACACCGAAGCAGAGCAACGTCGTACTGATTCTCAACTTTTTCGCCAAACTGTTGCTTCTTTAAAAGCGGAAATTCAAAAACTCCAAGGTATAGAAGATGCCACACTCCCCGATAGCGATACAGCTACAGCCATTCAGCAGGAAATAGCGCAACTTTCCTCTACAGAAGAGTTGAAAACCAAACTAACTGTAGCTTTAAAAGAGCGCGATCGCTTATTACAAGCTTTGAAAACCGAACAAGACAAACATTCCCAAACCCGCCAAAGTTTAACTACTGCATTAGGTGACGCTATCGACGGTTTGAAGCGACAGAAGACAGTTAACAGTGAGCAGTGAGCAGTGATTACCAATTACCAATTACCAATTACCAATGCCCCATGCCCCATGCCCAATGCCCCATGCCCAATGCCCAATGCCCCATGCCCCATGCCCCATGCCCCATGCCCATTCCTAATTCCCAATTTCAATCAATTGCTTCGATTATTTTGTCAAATTGAAAGTTTTCGGCGAAGTATTTTAAGATTTGTGTAGCTTGGGAATTATTTGGCGGAGTTGTTTCTATAATTTCAAAAATTAAGTTGTCGCTGCATTGAGCTGCTGCTTGTTTGATTTCGTTTACTAATTCGGGGGATTCCTGTGTTAATGATTGACGTAATTTAGCTGATGTAAATTCGGTGCTTGATGTGTTGTCGGCTTTTTGTTGATAAGAATACTCGACTCCCAGGTGTTGGTTTAATTTTTCTAATAATTCTTCTTTGGCAAAGGGCTTGTTAATTAAATCATCGCAACCGGCGGCAATAATTTCGTCTTTTTGTTCTTCAAATGCGTTTGCGGTTAAGGCAATAACTACAGTTTTTCTGGGGATGCCACTATTCAAATCTGCTTCTTGCTGTCTGGTTTTGATGATTTTGGTGGCTTGATATCCATCCATAGTTGGCATTCGCATATCCATCAGTATTAAATGTGGTTCCCATTCTTCCCACTCGGCTATTGCTTGTACTCCGTTAGTAGCTTCTTTGGTACTAAATCCTAGTTGAGAAAGCATTTTTACTAGTAACAAACGACTTTCGGGACGGTCATCGACTACTAAAATACGGTATTTTATTTGAGATGGTGCCAATCCAACTATTTGAGCAGTAATTTTCTTTTTTTCTATTTTCTGCGGAGAGCTAAGATTTACCTGAATATCAACAGTGAATTTTGAACCGACTCTGGGGGTACTTTCAACTTTAATATCTCCCTTCATGAGCTGCACGTATTTACGGCTGATTGCTAAACCCAATCCGGTTCCTTTTTGGGATTCTCTACCAGCAGAGGTTTGTCTAAAAGCTTCAAATAAAAATTTGGTTTCTTCGGCTGAAATTCCGACTCCGGTGTCGTTAAGTTCAAAGATTATATGAGTAGAGGAAGCGTTTTCCTCTTCACCCGTGCTGACGCTTAACTCGATGCCACCTTGATTAGTAAATTTAATGGCGTTTCCAATCAGGTTGATTAAAACTTGACGTAGTTTGCTTTCATCACTTTGGATATAACGAGGCAGGTTTGCGGCGGTTTTAAATGTTAGCTGTAAATTTTTGCTCGAAGCGCGGAAGCGGAGCATTTCTTCGAGGTTATCTAAAAGTTTATATAAGTCGAAGTCATCAATATTTAATGAACTTCTACCTGCTTCGATTTTGGACATTTCCAGAATGTCGTTGATTAACTTAAGTAAATGTTCGCCAGCACGGTTAATTATCGAGAATGTTTTTTGATGCTCTGTGTTTATCGATTCATCTTGACTCATTAATTGGCTGAAGCCCAAAATTACGTTGAGGGGAGTTCGCAATTCGTGACTCATGTTGGTTAAAAATTCGCTTTTGGCGCGGTTGGCTGCATCTGCGGCGATGACGGCTTGCTTTAGGGCTTCCGATTGATGTTGAGTTTGGGAAAGTAGCTGTACTTGTTGCAGTGCAACTCCTAACTGATTGCCGATTTGTACTGCAATGCTGATTTCTCCAGTTTTCCATTCGCGGGGGGCGGAATTTTGATAGCTTGTAAGCAATCCCCAAAGTTGATTTCCGCAGAATATAGGAACAGTTACGTAGGCTTTGACTTGAAATTTCTTTAATAATTTAACGTAAGACTCGCTAAAACCAGCTTGGTAAATGTCGGAAACGTAGATAAAACTTTCTCCACTGTTGTAGCTATCTTCTTGGTATCCTGGTAAATATGTATTGCTGGCTTTATTTAAATTACTGTTGAGTTTGCGGATTGTAGTTCCGTCTTCTTTTAAAACAAGTTGAGTAAAATCTGTATTATCTTCTCCTGGGGACATTACCGATCGCCAGCCTTTTGCTACCGACTCAGCAACGAAACTACCGCAATCATCTCCATCTAAGCGATAAACCACAACGCGATCGCAATTTAAACAAAACCGCAATTCTTCTGTGGTAGCGGCAAAAATTTTCTCTATATCTAAAGTTTGCCGCATTCTTTGCAGAGTATGAGCGACGGCTCTTTCTCTTTCAGCGTTTTCTCGTAAAGCTTGCTGGGCAAGTTTGATCTCAGTAATATCGGTAACAGTGGCGATATATCCCTTAAATTCACCATTTTCGTAAATTTCTGGTAAAGCTTGCCATATCACCCAAAC comes from Rivularia sp. PCC 7116 and encodes:
- a CDS encoding DUF389 domain-containing protein, encoding MSQQDKEHKTVGKFRDRLSDNLEIDAIRKEEVYLDICHSVSLRDVSYWIEVLFSAGIATVGLVLNSAAVIIGAMLISPLMGSILGNGLALAAGDVILAMRAIIKLALSCLLAILFAVLLVSVLPFKEMTPEILARTQPNILDLVVALFSGAVGSVAICKKPKGVATSIPGVAIAVALMPPLCVVGYGFGIAISVNMVNGLRVARGGGLLFFTNLVAITFTAMSVFLALHIVDISQL